From the Anaerolineales bacterium genome, one window contains:
- the metK gene encoding methionine adenosyltransferase, with protein sequence MQAEKLLFTSESVTEGHPDKICDQVSDAILDACFAQDPHSRVACETAVKTGFVMLLGEITTKANINYDELVRSVVKDIGYTSSDYGFDGESCGVQVAIAQQSNDIAMGVDKALEAKSGEMSEQEIEAVGAGDQGMMFGFACNETEALMPLPIYLAHNLTRRLSEVRKNGTLPWLRPDGKSQVTVEYSQGKPKRIDSVLISTQHAPEISEEEIRKAIIEQVINPTLPKELVDGDLKIYVNPTGRFVIGGPMGDAGLTGRKIIVDTYGGMGRHGGGAFSGKDPTKVDRSAAYAARWVAKNVVAAGLADRCEIQVAYAIGVARPLSVNVETFGTGKIADDKIAALVDEHFDLRPGAIIRDLDLRRPIYRKTAAYGHFGREDVDLPWESTDRAKELAKAAGL encoded by the coding sequence ATGCAGGCAGAGAAACTGCTGTTCACCTCGGAGTCGGTGACCGAAGGCCATCCCGACAAGATCTGCGACCAGGTCAGCGATGCGATACTCGATGCCTGCTTCGCGCAGGACCCGCACTCTCGCGTAGCCTGCGAAACTGCGGTGAAGACCGGTTTCGTGATGCTGCTGGGGGAGATCACCACCAAAGCCAACATCAACTACGATGAGTTGGTGCGCTCGGTGGTCAAAGACATCGGCTACACCAGCAGTGACTACGGCTTTGACGGCGAGAGCTGCGGCGTGCAAGTCGCCATCGCCCAACAGTCCAACGACATTGCCATGGGCGTGGACAAGGCCCTGGAAGCCAAGTCCGGGGAGATGTCCGAGCAGGAGATCGAAGCCGTGGGCGCTGGCGACCAGGGCATGATGTTCGGCTTCGCCTGCAATGAAACCGAAGCGCTGATGCCACTGCCGATCTACCTGGCCCACAACCTGACCCGCCGCCTGAGCGAAGTGCGCAAGAACGGCACGCTGCCCTGGCTGCGCCCGGATGGCAAGAGCCAGGTGACCGTCGAGTATTCGCAGGGCAAGCCCAAGCGCATTGACAGCGTGCTGATCAGTACTCAGCATGCCCCCGAGATCTCCGAAGAGGAGATTCGTAAGGCGATCATCGAGCAGGTCATCAACCCCACGCTGCCTAAGGAGCTGGTGGATGGTGACCTGAAGATCTACGTCAACCCCACCGGCCGCTTCGTCATCGGCGGCCCGATGGGCGATGCCGGCCTGACCGGCCGCAAGATCATCGTGGATACCTACGGCGGCATGGGCCGCCACGGCGGCGGCGCTTTCAGCGGCAAGGACCCCACAAAGGTGGACCGCTCCGCCGCTTACGCCGCCCGCTGGGTGGCCAAGAACGTGGTGGCCGCCGGCCTGGCCGACCGCTGCGAGATCCAGGTGGCCTACGCCATTGGCGTGGCTCGCCCGCTGAGCGTGAACGTGGAGACCTTTGGCACCGGCAAGATCGCCGATGACAAGATCGCCGCCCTGGTCGATGAGCACTTCGACCTGCGCCCCGGCGCCATCATCCGTGATCTGGACCTGCGTCGCCCGATCTACCGCAAGACGGCCGCCTACGGCCACTTTGGCCGGGAGGATGTCGATCTCCCCTGGGAGAGCACCGACCGGGCCAAGGAATTGGCCAAGGCCGCCGGTCTCTAA
- the trxA gene encoding thioredoxin, translated as MSKLHPVTSDTFDSDVLQANQPVLLEFGAEWCQPCRVLEPLLEQLAEDWEGHFTFAKLDVDQATEITARYGVLSVPTTILFKDGQEVERIVGLQPKQKLWEKLAAHQQ; from the coding sequence ATGAGTAAACTACACCCCGTTACCAGCGACACGTTCGACAGCGATGTACTCCAGGCCAACCAGCCTGTGCTGCTGGAGTTTGGCGCAGAGTGGTGCCAGCCCTGCCGCGTGCTGGAGCCGCTGCTGGAGCAGCTGGCTGAAGACTGGGAAGGGCACTTCACCTTCGCCAAGCTGGATGTGGACCAGGCCACGGAGATCACCGCTCGCTATGGCGTGCTCAGCGTGCCGACCACGATTTTGTTCAAGGACGGGCAGGAAGTGGAACGCATCGTCGGATTGCAGCCCAAACAAAAACTTTGGGAGAAGCTCGCAGCCCATCAGCAATAA